A window of the Cherax quadricarinatus isolate ZL_2023a chromosome 23, ASM3850222v1, whole genome shotgun sequence genome harbors these coding sequences:
- the LOC128685825 gene encoding putative adhesion G protein-coupled receptor E4P → MAPACGTVMLGVLTLAVLLLHVPHAAGQAVVNGNWSDWSVIGTPCTKTCDGGFTTIVRSCTNPAPEGGGDLCVTDEGQVATNGLDFKIAACNVQTCWANEWSPWSNCSKVCGRGNQTSYAICGNETCTGIQYKEKKLACNTWNKTTCPSPCLSTKCPDYGVCRDDSNNTDPIATCVCTMGYKMSPTKTSCVRPPPSTPTPRPIPTMPPAQKVVATVISKSASTVIIICLSICLCIFFVFRIFTPDRVIQMNMEIALLLAHCILMSPSSITQKPIICTVVSILLHFFFTACFMFMFLESLHMYAYVAFVIKREGMFSRAQNVLVGWGVAAIIVLFCMCFQFSNYGGVYECWLMLDTPLMYGEMVPIVTLVVMTFTLTEAAGSAEYMPLKGMDKGQLVSAKFSQRTNLVIMPLVFSHMLLGMLSEYEQNLALYSIFSLLNSISGVVILFFHCSNNQQVRMKLKAVFGKMCKGRQ, encoded by the exons ATGGCCCCCGCATGCGGCACGGTGATGCTGGGCGTGTTGACGCTTGCTGTCTTGCTTCTCCACGTCCCTCACGCCGCAGGTCAAGCAG TGGTGAACGGCAACTGGAGCGACTGGTCGGTGATCGGCACTCCGTGCACCAAGACCTGTGATGGTGGGTTCACTACGATAGTGAGGTCGTGCACCAACCCGGCACCGGAAGGAGGGGGAGACCTGTGCGTCACGGACGAAGGGCAGGTCGCTACGAACGGCTTGGACTTCAAGATAGCAGCATGTAATGTGCAGACATGCTGGG CCAACGAGTGGAGTCCCTGGAGCAACTGTTCTAAGGTGTGTGGACGAGGGAACCAGACCAGCTACGCCATATGCGGCAACGAGACTTGCACCGGTATACAGTACAAGGAGAAGAAGTTAGCCTGCAACACCTGGAACAAGACTACCTGTCCTA GTCCGTGCTTGTCTACGAAGTGCCCGGACTACGGAGTGTGTAGAGATGACTCCAATAACACGGACCCCATCGCCACCTGCGTGTGTACAATGGGATACAAGATGAGCCCAACTAAAACCTCTTGCGTCC GTCCTCCGCCCAGTACGCCTACTCCACGTCCCATACCTACGATGCCTCCTGCTCAGAAGGTCGTAGCTACGGTCATCTCGAAGTCAGCCTCTACCGTCATCATCATCTGCCTCAGTATTTGCCTCTGCATCTTCTTCGTCTTCAGGATATTCACGCCTGATCGCGTCATCCAGATGAACATGGAAATCGCCCTTCTTCTCGCCCACTGCATCCTTATGTCCCCCTCTTCTATTACTCAAAAGCCG atTATCTGCACGGTGGTGTCGATATTATTGCACTTCTTCTTCACTGCTTGCTTCATGTTCATGTTCTTGGAATCGCTACACATGTACGCCTACGTGGCCTTCGTCATCAAGAGGGAAGGGATGTTCAGCCGGGCTCAGAACGTCCTGGTTGGCTGGGGTGTGGCAGCCATTATCGTCCTCTTCTGCATGTGTTTCCAGTTTTCAAATTACGGCGGAGTGTACGA ATGCTGGTTGATGCTGGATACTCCTCTTATGTATGGGGAGATGGTGCCTATTGTTACTCTGGTTGTGATGACCTTCACGCTCACTGAGGCAGCAGGATCTGCAGAATACATGCCACTGAAAG GTATGGACAAAGGTCAGCTGGTGAGCGCTAAGTTCTCTCAGCGCACGAACCTGGTCATCATGCCGCTGGTGTTCTCCCACATGCTCCTGGGGATGCTCTCTGAATATGAGCAGAACCTGGCTCTATACAGCATCTTCTCCTTACTCAACAGCATCTCTGGCGTTGTTATTCTCTTCTTCCACTGCTCCAACAATCAACAG GTACGGATGAAGCTGAAGGCCGTATTTGGCAAAATGTGTAAAGGGAGGCAATAG